The following DNA comes from Pieris napi chromosome 18, ilPieNapi1.2, whole genome shotgun sequence.
CGCGTTTTCAAATCGCGCGACTAGATattgtggtattttcatacaactgttcacataagcgcgcgttaacgcgcgtcaacACAGCGctcagagaaaaagtctctagacccaggtgatcgcgcgttgacgcgcgctttgatattaatgtaatgtgtccgtttgctgttcagatgagcgcgcgctttcatcgcaatcgcatgtaattttgttaattttcgtaattatattttgttctcgcatttaaaatgagtgaaattgaagatattgacatcgaattactaatcgatgaagtagaaaaaaggtcagcaagttggaatatagcaaatttgtataaaaaatataatataatttgtattttttttcaaaattggatgaacccaatgtgtacgttttctttttctatatttttctttataatataaccacaaaataatagcctcttccacgtccattttctacgttctaccgaactagactgacgagtactctcgcaacgcgcgttagcgctcatcatctgaacgctcttcaaatttgatcgcgcgttgacgcgcgttacatgtgaacatagccttatgtcattgcttgtggcgacgtccatgcgtcgggttgtctctctccctaaaatatggcgaggaggccgatggctggccatctAGTATGACGATACTCGTGAatgggtgctacttgtggtgactggtcgtacttaaattcttgtatttcaactatgtatttgcgtgttgttcccacgctAATGTAAGTACGtactcctatttcaccataggtacctcctgctgatagaggacaattctttgtttttaatttattattatttatttctcaagatgtcatgtggatcatggtgtaatggttgcagctccttacacacattgtgtaaaacaaaaaacttggcgattaaaaacagtggcggagagttaactgccagttcttctcttccgttctaagCCCTTGATTGGAGAACtggcgttcataagtgtacatcgtgttacctatatgaataaataatttttgattttgataccttatattatattctcaCTGGTTTTAacttatcaatatttatttcgtacaaTTCGATTTTCCAGCGCGAAGGTTGCGGCCGGCGTGATCGAGATGATGTTGGTTTTCGTATCACAGGCGACAGAGATGATGAAGCGGAATTCGGAGAATTCCCGTGGATGGTTGccatattaaagtaaaaaaaaattctatatgaaaaaatctaatatataaaattctcgtgtcacagttttcgttgccatactcctccgaaacggctcgaccgattctcataaaattttgtgtgcttattgggtatgtctgagaatcggacaacatctatttttcatccccctaaatgttaagggtagtccacccctttttttatttttatttttagatatttttatgatacagcattaaaaaatacatacaacccctaactttcacccctctacgatcaacccctatattttttttaaatatacatggcaaaacgacatTTGCCAGATCAGCtagtaaaaatatagatttttcattcttataatatatttgtgacaaaaaatactattatgaCTTATGATAACTGTATTCGTTGATTCCAGGATCGAGCCAGTGGATGCAGAGGATCCAGAAGGAAAGAAACGGAACGTATACGTTGGTGGAGGCTCTCTCATTCACCCCAGAGCAGTTCTGACTGCAGCACACTATGTTGCTGCCTCTGAAGCATTTAGAGTGAGAGCTGGGGAATGGGATACCCAGACCACGAAGGAGACTTACCCTTACCAAGACAGAGATGTCTCAGAAATCGTAATTCACCAGGACTTTAATaagagtatgtttaaaaccgattaattattaaacatctttatatatataattctactgtacgtgtgcaTGAattcctcttaaacggctggaccgatttgaccGATTAGACTCAaaaacgtaccaattcttaaaaggcaggcaacgcactcgcgagccctctggtattgagagtgtccatggtattacttaacatcaggtgagcctcctgcccgtttgtctcCTGTTAGAGAAAGAAAGAGAaagaccgatttgaatgaatctTATGCGTTTGGGCACCCTGGATGGTTtggattcacaaatcagcccagTAGATGGCGCTGCACTCcatactttcatactttatttaatatcctaatcgcttgaaatatcatgcaggacaacgtctgtcgggtccgctagtctatctatatacatatataaaaatgttatgtagGTTTGTGTACGCTTTAAAAACTCAAAACTTCTACACTGATCGAGCTGAAATTTCagcatgataaatatttttcatattttcaatccgcatcaaggattgtgtttatctatttttttgtgtcatttttttgtttttttccacaagtattgcaaaattaaacttatatgaaatgttttctatgttttgtttcttatttctcaaccattcaatcacaatgtgccacagcgtggcagggaacagctagttaaaattataaatgtctaCTAACTAATAATCGTCCTTTAGTTGTGACAGGATATTTGCTTTAATCAATTTTTACCTTTGAAACACACTATTGTTGAAATTCGTACAAGTTTagaattcattttaaaatatcttccaAAACTTTTAAACAAAACCTTTTCAAGAAAATCTCTTCTACGACATTGCTCTCCTCTTCCTCGCATCTCCAATGGAGTATGCTGTGAACGTCGGCATCGTGTGCCTGCCACCACCAAGAGAACGAACTCTCCCTGGGACTCGATGCTTAGCGTCGGGTTGGGGAAAGGACAAGTATGGGAAAGATGGACGTTTTCAAGTTATTTTGAAAAAGGTGAGTTCATTCCTAAACTGTAAGTTGTGCCGAAACAACTTGAATCCTaaattttgtcccattcggtgtcgagactcTTGGTCCGTGCgctataaagtttttttaggaaatatcaaaaaggttagtcgacatcacaggagaccgtatgtgcctctttgtcgctcgttccgcgctctcgcttgcacttcaagtcttaaatggaacgcctcggAGGTAACGCCGCGTGCGTCAtattttttcgtgcgtgcagccggctccatcgaattactcgtataagacgttgtcacgtcaaaagggcaataataacaataactaactttaaaatataatggtaggggagcccaagaggggatttcgggatttactaaagcgcggcagattaatatatagggggataccttgtacccggttaagtacctccacaaaatatgaggcccatatataaggccgcccgtgaaggagacaggatcagattagtaaaaaaaaattgaccatcagaaattcccgagcgcgtcagattaaggtagggtgagttaattacatcctaaaaagtgtatattccactaatctgacaatttgagagtgacggagaaaaaggggagggcaacaaagttgtaaaaaaaaaaacgtcatctcgacattctcgagcgtagctaattttttttttattttgaaggaaataattcaagaataatgaaaaatatataatctgacgatttccgcaagccgaaataacaaaaattcgtcgataaagttaaatgcgtgcagctgcgtgatgcctacatttccttaaaccgatcggaatctactaaacggcgttctaaatatttccctcaaaattatatttcctgtgaatttgaaccgattcggaccgatagattttgagaaattttgaaaaatcttaaaaaaataagaatttttttttttcaagtggtttctttatcgatcaacttcaaaaactaatccgcctttgagcttgaaaaaccacgtcgatcgccaccaagctggtcaaaagcggttgattagttcgagagatatcgtgaacgaaagaaacccgaaaaagtgttttttcgggattactccgaaatttgtggttcgcttttctgttgaaatttttcctgaattttctttactataaacctcacggagcccgagacctttccaacgaatgcaaaaccgtagaaatcggttcgtgcgttctggagctataacgtcaggaaggaaaacccgacttatttttatataaataactagccgtttcgcgcccgctttgctggacgaattaaaataaattttatgtttcattattttattttttttcatatttttattattcttctttttaacttcccgctaagaaaattgaaatatttcgaaaatcgagtttttaacagatgttgacgtttagaggttctaggaagcctccccgaatgttccgcggtgaagtccgtatggataaattttcataaaagtaaaacagcaataaaaatgaaggaacgttggaatttaataaataaatagccataaaccatctaggatcattcgcatcgaatggtggtagtttcatgtcgatacgatcagtggtttaggcgtgattgagcctcaaacgaagaccatttttattatatatatatatagatagttaGTATCTTATCTATATTTTGACAGGTGGAAGTCCCAGTAATAGATAGACGTCAATGTCAAACTGCGCTACGGAAAACCCGTCTGGGTCCATACTTTAAGCTTCACGCTACCTTTATGTGCGCTGGTGGGGAGAATGGAAAGGATACTTGTAAGGGAGACGGCGGATCTCCTCTTGTTTGCCCTATACCGGTAAGGCTActcatattaaatgtttaaaattctaCTTGAGAAGAAAGagagtggcttcagcgtggctcatacctgaggtcgtaggttcgatccccggctgtgcgccgactttctttctatgcgcgcatttaacatttgctcgaacggtgaaggaaaacatcgcgaggaaaccgacatgtcttagatccaaaaagtcgtgtgtcaggcacaggcggCAGATCACCTGATGACAAATACTTTGGATCATTAGATTTATAAGATttggatcatttaaatattcgtcaaatttataaaaagctttatttattcatgtacgtttaacgagagctttgaatttatttagtaataattctctaattCCGCTTGgcttgttgtaaaaacgaatacaatttccatataaggagtggtggtttatcttttggagcctggttggtgcATCAATAGGTCCCAAGTTCCGAAGTATCTGTCACACCTTCacagtttgttttttattcagatttttatagactgcatattttatttattccagcACGAGAAAGACAGATACATGCAGAGTGGTATAGTCGCGTGGGGCATTGGGTGTGGTCAGGATGGGACTCCAGGTGTCTATGTGGATGTAGCCAACCTTCGCGACTGGATTGACGACAAAATGGCCGGCAAAGGAATTGACCCTAtgatatacacatattaaattaaagtacaCATATTGTTTcgaaaaatatctttttctaAATTCTTGCCTTATGATTTAAAACCATTTCAGATTATTAATTTGTGAACTGCAGCCTAcacaaattgtaatttttaatgttttatgttaataatCTCAAAAACCCGAAAAAGGTTTTCTCTAGGAAAGATGGCGTTGTATCTGTCTCTACCACGTACCATCCTTTTTTTTtgatggctctggcacgatttgtgcattagccagcgtcaagtataggattttttataaatcgtgcttgtttttagaaattcgaccgtgtcctccatgtacggtttaagcactcgcccggtaccgcacaaccctcgcaaaggccgagaacaagtttaaattaaattaaaacttgccctcgaaccgggaatcgaacccggtacccctcacctagctgccacttaataagaccgctaggctatgaggcccccataCGTACCATGCTTGTAAATACGTATGGCAATTAaggttaacaataatttaccaaaagaattaaaagatcttccgactagactttaaaaagcgacttgGTGGTACatattacttttggaaaaaatgtactattcaaaaaatgattatttgcgtgagacactgtatataaatttttgacaaaaaagttgatataaatttaataaagtatgatatacgatacaaataatataagaattgaccaattcatatggctaataatgtaaaatgtaaaattccttaaagacaaatttgcgcgccaatTGTAgggaatatgcgaacttacgattgtaccaccttacacatttttgtaccataacCTTgccataattaataaataattattattatgtaagcaAACGTCAAACTTTTCACGGGTTGATGAGttgcataattttattgattacagtctcgcgagatagattacaatctaacggtgtttacaattttacggtgacatattaTACATCGAAGCCGAACATGCCTACACAGTACACCCTTCCCAGTTCCCGCACCGCCATTACGGTTCGCGCCACGACGGAGATAGCATGCGCTGTAGATGTTTTTTTCATCActccttataattttttgtgtactttcagaaataaataaataatactgtatttatattttaatactttgatactatatatattttaaatgcttaTATACTGTAGAAATTATGTCAGAACACGTTTTtacatactataatatattccatataattttgaggttgaaaaataaaatgatgtaATTTGATAATTCCGCGCGAATAGGATGCGTAATTGTAAACTACGAaaagtatgttttatttatatcaacttGTTTTTACTTCGATAAAagatttatgtataatatactgATTTAATTTCTAGAAAAAGATTTGGGTCTCCCTATCTTCACGCAAGAATTACTTACCCAACTACTAAATTTTggaagtttttgttatacgGTATACGTACCTGAATAAATGTCATACAAATTACtctattttgtttcttttaatatcaaaCAGTTTCCTAATTATAAGTCCAAGTCCTTAGGGGCTCGGTATTATGCAACTCTCCCACATTTCGATAAAAAGCATCACCGACGAAGTTAGCCGATAGCGTAGATAGAGTATAGAACTAGATGAGcttctaaaataacattaataactaaagagagaaggcattaacgtgaaatacttaagtgcgagcgaaacagagtatcagtttttctgtctctatttgcgtatcgggttttatttgtttaccaccGAGCCCTTGGTGGTAAACAAGTTTTCACCGCTTACTGATAAATCTGTGAAACCCAAGTCAAACCAATATTTTAAGACTTTATCCTTATAAGAGGTGTATTTAAAGTGTCAGTCATTGTGAGTTGTTGCATAATTGGCTGTAAAAGCTATAGTGAACGTAAAGACCAAACATAACCTTTCATCGGTAAGTAGCTAATTTTGTCACGACTCAGTAACTTTGTTCAAGAATTATTAATTCGAATGTGTATTTTGCTcaatcttcaataaataatacgaCATAATATGTCGATCATTCGCTATCTCACACGCTGTACTCTGATGCCTGGTCTA
Coding sequences within:
- the LOC125058857 gene encoding phenoloxidase-activating factor 2-like, with protein sequence MNKLLILGAIISLAFCQDSISGDFDTMIKQVFGERPRNLGQKKPSTIVPVRATSATPASCVLDDGSSGVCVNSYLCNANNSVITDGVGIIDTRDQSRPCSYNEVCCSLSNRWKPGDLITTAPPVDRREGCGRRDRDDVGFRITGDRDDEAEFGEFPWMVAILKIEPVDAEDPEGKKRNVYVGGGSLIHPRAVLTAAHYVAASEAFRVRAGEWDTQTTKETYPYQDRDVSEIVIHQDFNKKNLFYDIALLFLASPMEYAVNVGIVCLPPPRERTLPGTRCLASGWGKDKYGKDGRFQVILKKVEVPVIDRRQCQTALRKTRLGPYFKLHATFMCAGGENGKDTCKGDGGSPLVCPIPHEKDRYMQSGIVAWGIGCGQDGTPGVYVDVANLRDWIDDKMAGKGIDPMIYTY